In Lactuca sativa cultivar Salinas chromosome 5, Lsat_Salinas_v11, whole genome shotgun sequence, the DNA window AATTTTCAAGTCTTAGGTTTAAAAAAGAAATGACTTAAGTGTGAATAATGGCTATTTTTAGAACATTACTTGAAGTACATAGTTATTCCTAAGTTATTCCTCATATTGAGTTGTTAGTTATTTTTtccaatttatatatatatatatatatatatatatatatatatatatatatatatatatatatatatatatatatatatatatatatatatatatagctttgtTGGATTATCTTATATTTTGGAATTTCTTGAACATTATGGTACTACCATGTATGATTATGATTGTTATGTCGAGTCTATCAAATTTTAATGGTTGATAGTTGGATCTATCCCTAAAATGTCATAAAGTATCGATTTACAATCTAAAAATGATTTGTTTTTTATTTCTCAGTTTTTATATATGCATGGATTTGAATATTACTATTTATTTTATTCTAACAAGTCATTTACATTTCTATCATTTTAAGTTGTTAACCAATGTATATATAggtttttaatatagttttttaataatataatattgaAAGAAATTAATGGTTGGAAACTCCTTATGATTAAAGGCCTCGAGCAACCATATCGTCCGCACACCTTCAGAGTTGCCACTGCTATTTAAAGCTTTAAACCAATctaattttttatttgattaaaacttataatatataatattgaACCCTGAATTTTTAAGTATGTTTCCtgaaatcaaaatatattttctATTTGCACTTAATTTGTTTTACTAATATCTCAATCTTACTAGTTAGTATCCTTCAAATCTAGAAAGGAAATGGAACAAATAGTTATTTCACATTAAATAATTCCAATATAACTTGATCCAGGATTTTGTTGTTTTAATCTATCCATAATGctaaataaatttattatatcATTTATCAATAACCAAAAAAGCGCCTGTAGCTCAGTGGATAGAGCGTCTGTTTCCTAAGCAGAAAGTCGTAGGTTCGACCCCTACCTGGCGcggtttattttcttttattttttaaatatttctaCCAATGACCTACTATTGACAACAATTGCGTAATGCCCCCCTCCACATTTCGCATTTGtcgttttttttcctttcttttggtTTAATAAATGACAAGTAACGTCCTTCCACTATTTCTTTTGGTTTAATAAAAcatcttcaaaacacacaatcaaACCTCTAAATCTCCTCTGCACTTTGTAATTATACAACTTTAAATCCATAAACGTATCATAACTTTCAGAATGCAAATCGAATTGCATTCTGTTATACTATCTACACTCCCCCCATGAAATTCGACATTCTTCAAAGAATCAAGACGCGTATCTGTGCAAAAAAACTGAATTGAATCCTTCCAGTCTCATCTAATAATCTTCATGACTctggtatatatatatacttgtgtATTCCAATAAATCAAACCATCTTGTTTCTTAAAACTGTTTGAATTAGCCACAAATAGCATCAGAAGGTTCGTTTATTTCAGGAACTCGATCGAGGACACGGTTCATCTCCTCCGGGAACTCAATCTTGGCTCGGTTAGTCTTGCCGCCAACAACCACCGTCGTTCCGTCTTGTAATGCCCATATCTGGTAATGCAAAAAACAGGGTTAGCGTACAAAACCCTAGATATCGTCTCCACCACTTTCAATTCGAAAGAAAAAGGTCCGATTTTCTGATTCTTAGTTCTTACCTGTGTATGGGATAGATAACTTATGCAAGTTGTAAGCATTAACGCACCAAATCCAGCATAAACAATCGGGACACCAGGATCGGTCTGCACATACACAATTTAGTCTCGTTGGATTCAAGAAACAGTGAAAAGTTGATAATTATGCAGATATAATTGCAACATCACCTTCATATCGAGGCCACTACTCCCAATTGCGTCTACAATTTCAATTTTTGTGCCATCGATttcgattggaagcttggagttAGGCCTACGAACCCCAGCAAACTTCCCTTCGGGATCATATAACACAACCGATTGAAGATCACGAAGCAGCATTGATCTGATTGAAAAACAAGAAATCCATTTAATATTTTCAGAAAAGAATAAGGGAGAAGGGTGGGAAATGGGAATCTTACACTCCCTTGACATTTGGAGAATCGGTATTTCCAATGGGAAGAAAGCTTCCATAAAGCTTCTTATCTCCATTAACAGTCAAAGGCGCAACAGCTAAATTGAAAGGGCCTTCATCGTCTTTAAGAACTTGAAGTGCAGAAATGCTCCAATCTGTTTGGTATATCGTTACTCCTTCATATCTTAACGGATCATTCACACTTATCGTTTTCCTCATCACTTCCTTCCCATCAATATCAAACAAAGAAAGATCCGTGTGGAACTGTGAAACCTATAAACTCGGCCAAATTGTAAAAAACTATCTGTATTAAGTAATTAAGAAACAAATATTCTCACCTCTCCACTATCATAATAGTCCATGTAGAAGCGATTGACATGAACCTCGGTGTTAAAAGCTTCAGTTGGTTTAGAAAGAAACCCATTTGGCCCTAATACATCTCCCATAACAAAATTCAAGCCCTGTGGAACAGTTACAGAACCTCTAAAACTACCGGTTGCACTAAGAGTTCCACCGCTCATTATCAAAAGCAAAGCCAAGTGCACACCAATTGGAGCAAATCGACCCGCTAACCCTTTAAATGCATATAAAGATGGTCCTTTCATGAATACCTACATAACATGTAAACATAACAATAAACCCTTTTGCacaatggttatatatatatatatatatatatatatatatatatatatatatatatatatatatactagttgtgaaacccgtatattatacgggttgattaaaataaaatgttaaatagaaatgattaaatgagaagtttatttgaattcgaaatttgaaataaataaaaattatgagaaaaaaaacatgcaaaaaataaataaattaaaattattgtttagttatcagacccatatattaaacatgttaattataacaaaatattaaacacaaaggtttaaactgtaaatttatttgaaattgaaattgaaatttaaaatttaaaatttgaaattaatatcattatggtaggtttaatttatggaaactaattaataatatattagaaatggaaaatgaaataaatgacaggtggaaaataaatatatctctaaattataacaaaatgacatgtggcaaattgaatgagaaaaggacatgtgacaaaatcattcttatttattagggtatatatatatatacctcatAGCCAGCTCCAGATAAAACGACGCCTAAATCTTGAATTGATGCTTTGGGGAGAGAATCGGCGAACTCCAGCTTTCGGATTGTTTTAGACGAGTGCACAAAAGACCATCTGTGAAATGAAATGTGAAATAAGTTGAAAGGACTTAATTATGtaaaatgttaaatgttaaaGGACTAAATTAACAATTATGTAAAAGTATTTGATGTTAGCAAATTAGCATTACCTTCTTGCTACTTTGACCATGGGAATCTGTGTGGTGTATGTGCAAGCCATGAGAGAAGCTCCCAAGAGAATTAGGGTTCCAAGGAAAACCGGTGATGAAAACATATGGTC includes these proteins:
- the LOC111912772 gene encoding cytochrome c biogenesis protein CCS1, chloroplastic, which produces METLLTLNPLKPHTHLLKIPNSRTCSRIINHRCLYSTISCKLTSQSSKDTTKNKVVIPGAAPSLSEENENGAAPPPPPAADSRPKKTGGVVLKRLTKRVLSFLANLPLALGEMFAVAALMALGTAIEQGEAPEFYFQKYPEDNPVLGFFTWRWILTLGFDHMFSSPVFLGTLILLGASLMACTYTTQIPMVKVARRWSFVHSSKTIRKLEFADSLPKASIQDLGVVLSGAGYEVFMKGPSLYAFKGLAGRFAPIGVHLALLLIMSGGTLSATGSFRGSVTVPQGLNFVMGDVLGPNGFLSKPTEAFNTEVHVNRFYMDYYDSGEVSQFHTDLSLFDIDGKEVMRKTISVNDPLRYEGVTIYQTDWSISALQVLKDDEGPFNLAVAPLTVNGDKKLYGSFLPIGNTDSPNVKGVSMLLRDLQSVVLYDPEGKFAGVRRPNSKLPIEIDGTKIEIVDAIGSSGLDMKTDPGVPIVYAGFGALMLTTCISYLSHTQIWALQDGTTVVVGGKTNRAKIEFPEEMNRVLDRVPEINEPSDAICG